One genomic region from Terriglobus aquaticus encodes:
- a CDS encoding winged helix-turn-helix transcriptional regulator — MPWPKSMKTVRIRQGNLFAADCPTRNILDDVTSRWGALVLVLLLKESCYRFSELAYLIGGVSEKMLAQTLRALEEDGFVLRKVHPTKPPKVEYSLTPLGKEVAERMQALTSYIEANVGKVLAHRASTAKLMA; from the coding sequence ATGCCGTGGCCCAAGAGCATGAAGACCGTTCGCATACGTCAGGGAAACCTGTTTGCAGCCGACTGTCCGACGCGCAACATCCTGGACGATGTCACTTCGCGCTGGGGGGCGCTCGTGCTGGTGCTCCTGCTCAAGGAAAGCTGCTATCGCTTCAGCGAACTCGCTTACCTTATCGGAGGTGTGAGCGAGAAGATGCTCGCCCAAACTCTCCGGGCCCTGGAGGAAGACGGGTTCGTGTTGCGCAAGGTTCACCCGACGAAACCGCCCAAAGTGGAGTACAGCCTAACCCCACTTGGCAAAGAAGTCGCGGAGCGGATGCAGGCACTCACCTCCTACATCGAGGCAAACGTCGGCAAAGTTCTCGCCCACCGGGCAAGTACAGCGAAGCTGATGGCCTAG
- a CDS encoding SDR family oxidoreductase, with protein sequence MIVVTAANGQLGTLVIEGLLRTVPANQIVAAVRTPEKASALAAKGVAVREADYSKPETLKPALKDATKVLLISGTEIGQRVPQHKAVIDAAKSAGVRLLAYTSLLHADTSTLQLATEHLETEKYLQASGIPFVLLRNGWYAENITAGVAPALEQGAFIGASKGGRFAAASRAEYAEAAVASLTGPGHENKAYELASDVAFTREELAAEVSKQTGKTIGYHDLPESDYEKILASVLPPSLAHIIADAEAKAANGELDDNSHTLSHLIGHKTATLAEIVAETLKAL encoded by the coding sequence ATGATCGTCGTAACCGCTGCCAATGGACAGCTTGGAACCCTTGTCATCGAAGGTCTGCTGAGGACTGTTCCCGCCAATCAGATTGTTGCCGCCGTCCGTACGCCCGAGAAGGCGAGCGCTCTTGCCGCTAAGGGTGTCGCAGTCCGCGAAGCTGACTATTCCAAACCTGAAACACTGAAACCTGCTCTGAAAGATGCGACCAAGGTCCTGCTCATCTCCGGAACGGAGATCGGGCAGCGTGTCCCGCAACACAAAGCCGTGATTGATGCTGCGAAGTCGGCCGGTGTCCGCTTGCTGGCATACACCAGCCTCCTACACGCGGACACCTCAACCCTGCAGCTGGCAACCGAGCATCTTGAGACCGAGAAGTATCTGCAGGCGAGCGGCATTCCTTTCGTGCTGCTGCGGAACGGCTGGTACGCCGAGAACATCACGGCAGGGGTGGCCCCCGCACTCGAACAGGGCGCGTTCATCGGTGCTTCCAAGGGAGGCCGATTCGCCGCTGCCAGCCGTGCAGAGTACGCAGAGGCGGCTGTTGCCAGCCTGACCGGCCCGGGACACGAGAACAAGGCTTATGAATTGGCAAGCGACGTGGCTTTCACGCGCGAGGAGCTGGCCGCGGAGGTGAGTAAGCAGACCGGCAAGACGATCGGCTACCACGACCTGCCCGAATCTGATTACGAGAAGATACTTGCCAGCGTCCTGCCGCCGTCACTTGCACACATCATCGCCGATGCAGAAGCCAAAGCTGCCAACGGCGAGCTGGATGACAACTCCCATACGCTGAGCCACTTGATTGGCCACAAAACGGCGACTCTGGCCGAGATTGTGGCCGAAACCTTGAAGGCGCTTTGA
- a CDS encoding DUF3500 domain-containing protein: MTMRKCSDNGNARSEDRRTTRSRRARRRPDDARSCDLAINERLRCEAYGGKMKRIACLVAVAALCASVFVNAQQKNSTEAVVHAANDFLATLTAEQKKKVMYAFDDSTQRARWSNFPTGVIARGGINLKSMSAAQQQAVMTLLGTVLSPMGVEKVEEIRQADDDFKANGSKRGPGGGGPRPQGPPPGGQGGPPPQFGGRGPGPGGRPPGGDLFGSDLYYISFLGAPSATQPWMLQFGGHHLALNITVAGSQGVLTPTLTGAQPALFKLNGKTIRPVGRESDKALALFKALDESQRKQAVLTYQVADLVLGPGQDGKKIQPEGLKALSMNAKQQAMLLDVIGEWTGILTEPYAATRMNQMKADLKDTYFAWSGPTDAEVGTNITAYYRIQGPHLVIEYAPQSDEPGNHVHTMYRDPTNDYGSALVRP; this comes from the coding sequence ATGACGATGCGGAAATGCAGCGATAACGGGAATGCGAGATCGGAAGACAGAAGAACAACGAGAAGTAGAAGGGCTCGGCGGCGACCCGACGATGCACGTTCATGCGATCTCGCGATCAACGAACGACTACGGTGTGAAGCTTACGGGGGCAAAATGAAACGAATCGCTTGTCTGGTGGCTGTTGCGGCACTCTGCGCTTCTGTATTTGTAAACGCGCAACAGAAGAACTCGACCGAAGCCGTCGTGCATGCAGCCAATGACTTTCTGGCGACGCTGACGGCAGAACAGAAGAAGAAAGTGATGTACGCCTTTGACGACTCGACGCAACGAGCTAGGTGGTCGAATTTCCCGACTGGAGTGATTGCACGTGGCGGCATCAACTTGAAATCGATGTCTGCTGCGCAGCAGCAGGCTGTGATGACGCTGTTAGGCACCGTGCTGAGCCCGATGGGAGTTGAGAAGGTTGAGGAGATCCGCCAGGCGGATGATGACTTCAAGGCGAACGGGTCAAAGCGCGGGCCTGGAGGCGGTGGACCGCGGCCGCAGGGACCACCACCGGGCGGACAGGGCGGCCCGCCGCCACAGTTCGGTGGGCGAGGTCCGGGTCCGGGAGGTCGGCCACCTGGAGGTGATCTGTTTGGTTCTGATCTGTACTACATCTCGTTCCTCGGAGCACCTTCTGCGACGCAGCCGTGGATGCTGCAGTTCGGAGGACATCATCTCGCCCTGAACATCACGGTCGCCGGGAGCCAAGGCGTGCTGACTCCTACGTTGACCGGAGCACAGCCGGCGCTTTTCAAGCTTAATGGTAAGACGATCCGGCCTGTCGGACGGGAAAGCGATAAAGCTCTCGCACTCTTCAAGGCTTTGGACGAGTCGCAGCGCAAGCAGGCGGTGCTCACGTATCAGGTCGCCGATCTGGTACTTGGGCCAGGACAGGACGGAAAGAAGATTCAACCTGAAGGCCTGAAGGCTTTGAGCATGAACGCGAAGCAACAGGCCATGCTGCTGGACGTCATTGGGGAGTGGACCGGCATCCTGACCGAACCCTATGCAGCAACGCGCATGAACCAGATGAAGGCCGACTTGAAGGACACTTACTTTGCGTGGAGCGGACCAACGGACGCAGAGGTTGGAACGAATATCACAGCGTATTACCGCATACAAGGTCCACATCTGGTCATTGAATACGCCCCGCAAAGTGATGAACCCGGGAACCACGTTCATACGATGTATCGCGATCCGACGAATGACTACGGAAGCGCGCTTGTGAGGCCATGA